One part of the Chloroflexota bacterium genome encodes these proteins:
- the mobB gene encoding molybdopterin-guanine dinucleotide biosynthesis protein B — MTRLISIVGPSGVGKTTFIEKLVPELKRRGLRIAVVKHHVHETPLDTVGKDSWRFVQAGADAVVVSSPVEVARFERTARELTLAEIGAQLDGFDLILAEGFKRESAPKIEFSRAAVSTTLLCREHELLAVVCDYPARTNAPRFALDDAVGVADLIERLR, encoded by the coding sequence ATGACGCGGCTGATCTCGATTGTCGGGCCATCGGGCGTGGGCAAGACGACGTTCATCGAGAAGCTGGTGCCCGAGTTGAAGCGGCGCGGGCTGCGCATCGCCGTCGTCAAGCATCACGTGCACGAGACGCCGCTCGACACGGTGGGCAAAGACTCATGGCGCTTTGTGCAAGCGGGCGCGGATGCCGTGGTGGTTTCGTCGCCCGTGGAAGTCGCGCGCTTCGAGCGCACGGCGCGCGAGTTGACGCTGGCTGAAATCGGCGCGCAGCTCGATGGCTTCGATCTGATCCTGGCCGAAGGGTTCAAGCGCGAGTCCGCACCGAAAATCGAATTCTCGCGTGCCGCCGTCAGCACCACACTCTTGTGCCGCGAGCACGAGCTGCTCGCCGTCGTGTGCGACTATCCAGCGCGGACGAACGCGCCGCGCTTTGCACTCGATGACGCGGTTGGCGTCGCGGATCTGATCGAACGGCTCCGATGA
- a CDS encoding TraR/DksA C4-type zinc finger protein, whose protein sequence is MHDFQTLLHDAVLQHGHLCAGQVLGVRMAQCALRALDVDVEREPKRVIVYVEIDRCAADAVASVARVSLGKRTLKYVDYGKMAATFVDTQTGRAVRVAALDDARERAAGYAPRDMAKHDAQLVAYQQMPERELFNIQAVRVQLSEFDLPGHPLRRVACARCGEGVNDARDVVQAGETLCRACAGAAYYVAGEERPPASEPTGREAVGA, encoded by the coding sequence ATGCACGACTTTCAAACCCTCTTGCATGACGCGGTGCTGCAACACGGCCATCTGTGCGCGGGACAGGTGCTCGGTGTGCGCATGGCGCAATGTGCGCTGCGCGCGCTGGATGTCGATGTGGAGCGGGAGCCCAAGCGGGTTATCGTGTACGTCGAAATTGACCGCTGTGCGGCCGATGCCGTGGCATCGGTGGCGCGCGTGAGCCTCGGCAAACGCACGTTGAAGTACGTCGATTACGGCAAGATGGCGGCGACGTTCGTGGACACGCAGACGGGGCGCGCGGTGCGCGTGGCGGCGCTCGATGACGCGCGGGAACGCGCCGCCGGCTACGCGCCGCGCGACATGGCGAAGCATGATGCGCAGTTGGTTGCGTACCAGCAGATGCCGGAGCGGGAACTGTTCAACATTCAGGCCGTGCGCGTGCAGTTGTCCGAGTTTGATCTGCCCGGCCACCCGTTGCGGCGTGTGGCCTGCGCGCGCTGCGGCGAAGGCGTCAACGATGCGCGCGACGTGGTGCAGGCCGGCGAGACGCTGTGCCGCGCGTGCGCGGGCGCCGCGTACTACGTCGCCGGCGAAGAGCGCCCGCCGGCAAGCGAGCCAACCGGGCGCGAGGCGGTGGGGGCATGA
- a CDS encoding 4Fe-4S binding protein: MTHAVAGGAADTAPITFDASRCVRAFDKYATCDRCVASCPTTALSGNGSLAFNASACVDCGLCLHLCPLGAFAGHDDVTQLLTCASRLGRPQQLELACARHPSPSKGPHESEAVIVLDGCLAALGASVYLALLAQSSARLLVRLDACADCPLGKARLGIEQTLAVAHALGGAVESLPHGAGDEWQVRPVIQASQPPLSRRDFLRTFAAQGQVLLAQALSAGDESETAAKRPPRERRRLLNALRLGPVRAEHHVDAPPFGSVAVNDACSACGACARACPTGALQFSQTDRSFRVSFAAAYCTACGACADVCEPKALRQERGVSLNALLTVRSVVVCEGALHACVRCGAKFASATESHLCPICDFRQRNPFGSRVPAGMGRGRG; this comes from the coding sequence GTGACGCACGCAGTTGCCGGCGGCGCCGCCGACACGGCGCCAATCACCTTCGACGCCAGCCGGTGCGTGCGCGCGTTCGACAAATACGCGACGTGCGACCGGTGCGTTGCTTCGTGTCCTACGACGGCGTTATCCGGCAATGGCTCGCTCGCGTTCAACGCGTCTGCATGTGTCGATTGTGGATTGTGTCTGCACCTCTGTCCGCTGGGCGCGTTCGCCGGCCATGATGACGTGACGCAGTTGCTCACCTGCGCATCCCGTTTGGGACGCCCGCAACAGCTTGAGCTGGCATGTGCCCGTCATCCCTCGCCGTCAAAGGGACCGCATGAGAGCGAAGCCGTCATCGTTCTCGATGGGTGCCTCGCGGCGCTAGGCGCTTCGGTCTATCTCGCACTGCTGGCGCAAAGCAGTGCCCGCCTGCTCGTACGGCTCGATGCGTGCGCTGATTGTCCGCTCGGCAAGGCCAGACTCGGTATCGAGCAAACGCTGGCGGTGGCGCACGCACTGGGCGGCGCGGTGGAGTCGCTCCCGCACGGTGCCGGTGACGAGTGGCAAGTACGCCCCGTGATTCAGGCATCGCAGCCGCCGCTATCGCGCCGTGATTTCCTGCGGACGTTCGCCGCGCAAGGGCAGGTGCTGCTCGCCCAGGCGCTAAGTGCAGGCGACGAATCGGAAACGGCGGCGAAGCGTCCGCCGCGCGAACGGCGACGCCTCCTGAACGCCCTCCGTCTGGGGCCGGTGCGTGCGGAGCACCACGTTGACGCGCCGCCCTTCGGGTCTGTAGCGGTCAACGACGCGTGCAGCGCGTGCGGCGCGTGCGCCCGCGCCTGTCCGACGGGCGCACTGCAATTCAGCCAGACCGATCGCTCTTTTCGCGTGTCGTTCGCCGCAGCGTACTGCACGGCCTGCGGGGCTTGCGCCGACGTGTGCGAGCCTAAGGCGCTGCGCCAGGAGCGCGGTGTTTCACTGAACGCATTGCTTACCGTGCGATCCGTGGTCGTCTGTGAAGGCGCACTGCATGCCTGCGTGCGCTGCGGAGCTAAATTCGCCTCCGCAACCGAGAGCCACTTGTGTCCAATCTGTGACTTCCGCCAGCGCAATCCGTTCGGCAGCCGCGTGCCCGCCGGCATGGGCCGCGGTCGCGGCTGA
- a CDS encoding molecular chaperone TorD family protein: protein MLSRLLYEYPDGSFLQSLVDDDVFAEYPLGDTGPETAAGLRRLQAWSRQCGTPISREALDTLRVDYTRLFMGPGTVLAAPWESVYFSEERMVFQEQTLQVRAWYAQFGLELASRVYEPDDHIGLELSFIAHLAQQSLQALEHDDLDQVQRALQAQRTFMSEHLLRWAPTWCEQVQQHARTDFYRGVGLLTRGTLAQLSAWLDRQAAVERVA, encoded by the coding sequence ATGCTGTCCAGGCTGCTGTATGAGTATCCCGACGGGAGTTTTCTCCAGTCGTTGGTTGACGACGACGTCTTTGCGGAGTATCCGCTCGGCGACACGGGCCCTGAGACCGCCGCCGGCCTGCGGCGGCTGCAAGCGTGGAGCCGGCAGTGTGGCACGCCAATCAGCCGCGAGGCGCTGGACACGCTGCGCGTCGACTACACGCGGCTGTTTATGGGACCGGGCACGGTGCTGGCCGCGCCGTGGGAGTCGGTATATTTCAGCGAAGAGCGAATGGTGTTCCAGGAGCAGACGCTCCAGGTGCGCGCGTGGTATGCGCAATTTGGCTTGGAACTGGCCAGCCGCGTGTATGAGCCGGACGACCACATCGGGCTGGAGTTGTCCTTCATCGCCCACCTGGCACAGCAGTCGTTGCAGGCATTGGAGCATGATGACCTCGACCAGGTGCAGCGCGCCCTGCAGGCCCAGCGAACTTTCATGTCCGAGCACCTGCTGCGCTGGGCGCCGACGTGGTGTGAGCAAGTGCAGCAACATGCCCGCACCGATTTCTATCGCGGCGTCGGGCTCCTCACGCGCGGCACCCTGGCCCAACTCAGCGCGTGGCTGGACCGCCAGGCGGCCGTGGAGCGCGTCGCGTGA
- a CDS encoding carboxypeptidase regulatory-like domain-containing protein: MEGETYYAGPSSVVYSIKIDGWVAGAADPRAVSVRVDVLQGAQLHNTLTLTPDADGTFLVNATVNPAGAHGDFGPVEIVSRCDECHYRAPIDLPNGAVTVALTATLPDGQQARMERHIVVDRSTIVTVPVKVIIEGQPDQRASGVPVSASTRMYLWRARHASAATDANGVAQVPVEVSIQSPVRYVFRVEPIVIQGVRYAGTQSVELELPPAASSVSPITLVVSARLARIEGRVLPLPDGPLTVLAIRRPDGVSHQVNVGADGAFAFGEIPIGRYLVTLDAPALAQHGWTSSARTIDLTGDMAPQVDLKLARLSGATQRGAVRDEAGAPLPFGWLSLQPEGAMARSAPDTGEFAMAGVPPDARTLVASAPGYYSQAQVVNAAAAASLVLAPRPETRRVAWGQGSIVIPPESEASLTGSTVALAQGWLWGKGSAAAPLVIRTEIAQITVASGNFALEQLTYQDEQSPQYAGWLVVLDGEAVVAFGRTSERVVVKARQMVALTTEPTHPVIPFDALVLDQLRSEYSPPPLPVWEPSPGARLRDGLALIGINAAQAVTLVTYSAVVLSLLLAPLFGFTWWRRRRQRGAGK, encoded by the coding sequence ATGGAAGGCGAAACGTACTACGCCGGCCCTTCCTCGGTAGTATACAGCATCAAGATCGACGGATGGGTGGCGGGCGCCGCCGACCCGCGCGCGGTCAGCGTGCGCGTTGACGTCCTGCAGGGCGCGCAACTGCACAACACGCTCACGCTGACGCCGGACGCCGACGGCACGTTCCTGGTGAACGCCACCGTCAACCCCGCCGGCGCGCACGGCGACTTCGGACCGGTGGAGATCGTCTCGCGCTGCGACGAGTGCCATTATCGCGCGCCGATTGACCTGCCAAATGGCGCCGTGACCGTGGCCCTCACCGCGACGTTGCCGGATGGTCAGCAGGCCCGTATGGAGCGCCACATCGTGGTGGACCGTTCGACCATCGTGACCGTCCCCGTAAAAGTCATCATCGAAGGTCAGCCAGACCAGCGTGCAAGCGGCGTGCCCGTCAGCGCGTCTACGCGCATGTACCTGTGGCGCGCGCGCCATGCCAGCGCGGCGACCGATGCGAATGGCGTCGCGCAGGTCCCCGTCGAGGTCTCAATTCAGAGTCCGGTGCGGTACGTGTTCCGCGTCGAGCCAATCGTCATACAGGGTGTGCGCTATGCGGGGACCCAGTCCGTCGAGCTGGAATTGCCGCCAGCCGCGAGCAGCGTCTCGCCCATCACGCTGGTCGTCAGCGCGCGCCTGGCGCGCATTGAGGGGCGTGTGCTGCCGCTGCCGGACGGGCCGCTCACCGTCCTGGCGATCCGCCGGCCTGACGGTGTGAGCCATCAGGTGAACGTGGGCGCGGACGGCGCGTTTGCATTTGGCGAGATACCGATCGGCCGGTACCTCGTCACGCTCGACGCGCCGGCGCTTGCCCAGCACGGCTGGACGAGCTCAGCACGGACCATTGACCTCACCGGCGATATGGCGCCGCAGGTCGACCTGAAGCTCGCACGCCTTAGCGGGGCGACCCAGCGCGGCGCTGTGCGTGATGAAGCCGGCGCACCGCTGCCGTTCGGCTGGCTCAGCCTGCAGCCGGAGGGCGCGATGGCGCGCTCGGCGCCCGATACGGGCGAGTTTGCCATGGCCGGGGTTCCTCCCGATGCGCGGACGCTGGTCGCGAGCGCGCCGGGCTACTACAGCCAGGCTCAGGTTGTCAATGCGGCAGCGGCGGCTTCACTCGTGCTCGCACCGCGCCCGGAAACGCGCCGCGTCGCCTGGGGGCAAGGCTCCATCGTCATTCCCCCCGAAAGCGAAGCCAGCCTGACCGGCAGCACGGTCGCGCTGGCGCAGGGCTGGCTGTGGGGGAAGGGCAGCGCAGCGGCGCCGCTCGTGATCAGAACGGAAATCGCCCAGATCACCGTCGCCAGCGGCAACTTCGCGCTGGAGCAGTTGACCTATCAGGACGAACAGTCGCCACAGTACGCGGGCTGGCTGGTGGTGCTGGACGGCGAAGCCGTCGTCGCGTTCGGGCGAACATCAGAGCGGGTGGTCGTAAAAGCCCGCCAGATGGTTGCATTGACGACCGAGCCAACCCATCCAGTGATCCCGTTCGACGCGCTGGTGCTCGACCAATTGCGTTCGGAGTATTCACCGCCACCCCTGCCGGTGTGGGAGCCGTCGCCCGGCGCGCGCCTGCGCGATGGTCTGGCGCTCATCGGCATAAACGCCGCGCAGGCGGTTACACTTGTCACCTATTCGGCGGTAGTTCTGTCACTGTTGCTCGCCCCGCTGTTCGGGTTTACTTGGTGGAGGCGACGCCGTCAGCGCGGCGCCGGGAAGTGA